The segment TCGCCCTCCTCATCGAGGGCGCTCCCCCACCCCTCGACCTCTCCGCCGTCGCCGGCTACACCTGGCTGGCCGGAGTCGGCACACTCCTGGCCTACGTGGCGTGGTTCCACGGCCTGTCCACCCTCCCCGTGCAGGCCGTCTCCTTCCTCCCACTCCTCTCCCCCGTCGTCGCCACCCTGCTCGGCTGGCTCGTCCTCACCGAAACCCTCACCCTCCCCCAGACCTTGGGCTTCCTGCTCGCCCTGGTGGCGATCGGCGCCGCCCAGTTCTCCCCCACCCTCACCCGCCCCACCCCAGGCACCCGAACCCCCGAGTAGCACCAGCCACGAAAGGAACGCCACCCATGCGCGTCACCATCATCGGATCCACCGGACACGTCGGCCACCACCTCACCACCGAGGCCGTGCGCCGGGGACACACCGTCACCTGCCTCATCCGTGACCCCCACCGCGCCACCGACCTGCCCGCCGAGGTCACCCGCGCCCACGGCGACGTCACCGACCCCCAGACACTCACCCGCCACGCCGCCGACAGCGACGCGGTGCTGGCCGCCATCCGCCCCCCACACGGCCAGGAAGGACGCCTCGTGGACATGACCCACCACCTCCTGGACGGGATGCGCGCCACGTCCACCCGTCTGATCAGCGTGGGCGGAGCCGCCACACTCCAGGTCGACGACACCGGACGGCTCGTGGTCGACGACCCCCGCTACCTCCACCCCGCCGCCACCGCCATCGCCCAGGCCTGCGTCGACCAACACGACGTCTACCGCAAGGAATCCGACGTCGACTGGACCTACGTCAGCCCGCCCCCCACCCTCACCCAGGGGCCCCGCACCGGCCGCTACCGTCTGGGCGCCGACACCCTCGTCCTGGACACCGCCGGCGACTCCGAGATCTCGGCCGCCGACCTCGCGGTGGCCATCCTGGACGAGGTCGACCAGCCACGGCACCGACGCCGGCGCTTCACCGCGGCGTACTGACCTCCCCCGGCGAACGCTCCGGCTCGGCGGCGACGGATGGCTGATCCACGGCGCGTTGGGCGACGAACGCGCCGGCGACCACGACCACCGCGCCCACCGCCTGCGCCGGAGTGAGCCGCTCGGCCAACATGACCCAGGCCAACACGATGGCCGTCACCACCTCCATGTAGGCCACCCCGCCGGCGACCTGGGGAGACAGCCGCCGCACCGCCGCCACCCCCGTCAGGTAGGCCACCGCCGTGGACACCAAGGCGATCCAGGCGACACACACCCAGGCCGGCACCGTCACGCCGCCCAGCGTCGCGGTGTCGGCCAGGATCGTCCACGAGATCGACCACGGCTGGGCGAGCGGCGTGAGCAGCAGGGTGCCAATGAGGGCGCCGAAGGAGATCACCGCCAGCGGGTGGACCTCGTCGCCCGCCGCGTCGGAGAGCAGAAAGTAGCCCATCTGGCAGCCGGCGGCGCCCAGGGCGAGCGCGATGCCCAGCGGGTCGAGCGTGAGCCCGGCGTGGACCTCCAGCAGTAGCGACAGCCCCGCGATGGCGAGGATCACGCCGATGGTGGCCGAGCGCGGGACGCGTTGGCGGCGCACGAAGCGGACC is part of the Spiractinospora alimapuensis genome and harbors:
- a CDS encoding NAD(P)-dependent oxidoreductase, which encodes MRVTIIGSTGHVGHHLTTEAVRRGHTVTCLIRDPHRATDLPAEVTRAHGDVTDPQTLTRHAADSDAVLAAIRPPHGQEGRLVDMTHHLLDGMRATSTRLISVGGAATLQVDDTGRLVVDDPRYLHPAATAIAQACVDQHDVYRKESDVDWTYVSPPPTLTQGPRTGRYRLGADTLVLDTAGDSEISAADLAVAILDEVDQPRHRRRRFTAAY
- a CDS encoding EamA family transporter, which produces MREVRRHRATGLAFALVSALAFGGSGPFARPLLDAGMDSLHVTWLRVAAAALVLAPFAIAHRSTLRSHPALLLAYGVFPMAGVQAFYFAAISRIPVGVALLIEFLGPILVLAWVRFVRRQRVPRSATIGVILAIAGLSLLLEVHAGLTLDPLGIALALGAAGCQMGYFLLSDAAGDEVHPLAVISFGALIGTLLLTPLAQPWSISWTILADTATLGGVTVPAWVCVAWIALVSTAVAYLTGVAAVRRLSPQVAGGVAYMEVVTAIVLAWVMLAERLTPAQAVGAVVVVAGAFVAQRAVDQPSVAAEPERSPGEVSTPR